One genomic segment of [Phormidium] sp. ETS-05 includes these proteins:
- a CDS encoding tRNA (guanine-N1)-methyltransferase — translation MTNQEGKAKFKIGRAFYRPQGRVVRDLGVLAAAVYREDMGRLRVLEAMAGCGVRSLRYWLECGADELWVNEGNPEIISLVRENLADLVANGCGRVTQKDALEVFFEAYNCRDFYDLVDVDCFGSASPYLSSCLWGTKIGGLVYITSTDGRTVAGKQPEKCLAAYGAYARSHPAIHEQGLRLLLGSLHREAAAKGLGIAPVFCLFWAGTYRVMARLVAAESLTPANYGFLGYCHSCGSYQLVSWRHLGRVVCREDGENLVLSGPMWLGELHDRPFLTRMQALAHQWQWPERVTMLEIMAEETDFPPYFYPLGEIGRRGKMDIPKRDYLISTLQNQGFRATATHINPQAIKTDASISVILAAARQCSG, via the coding sequence AAGATATGGGGCGTTTGCGGGTGTTGGAGGCGATGGCGGGGTGTGGGGTGCGCTCTTTACGCTATTGGCTGGAATGTGGGGCGGATGAGTTGTGGGTGAATGAGGGCAACCCGGAAATTATCTCTTTGGTGAGGGAAAATCTGGCTGATTTGGTGGCTAATGGGTGTGGTCGGGTGACGCAAAAGGATGCTTTGGAGGTGTTTTTTGAGGCGTACAATTGCCGCGATTTTTATGATTTAGTTGATGTGGATTGTTTTGGCAGTGCTTCGCCTTATTTGAGTAGTTGTTTGTGGGGGACGAAAATCGGCGGTTTGGTGTATATTACTAGCACTGATGGCCGGACGGTGGCGGGGAAGCAGCCGGAAAAGTGTTTAGCTGCTTATGGGGCTTATGCCCGATCGCACCCCGCCATTCACGAGCAAGGTTTGCGTTTGTTGTTGGGAAGTTTGCACCGAGAAGCCGCTGCCAAAGGATTAGGAATTGCACCAGTTTTTTGCTTATTTTGGGCGGGGACTTATCGAGTGATGGCGCGTTTGGTGGCGGCGGAGTCTCTCACTCCGGCTAATTATGGTTTTCTCGGTTATTGTCACAGTTGCGGGAGCTATCAACTGGTGTCATGGCGACATTTGGGACGGGTGGTTTGTAGGGAAGATGGCGAAAATTTGGTTTTAAGCGGCCCGATGTGGTTGGGGGAGCTGCACGATCGCCCCTTTTTGACGCGGATGCAGGCTCTGGCCCATCAGTGGCAATGGCCCGAAAGGGTGACAATGCTGGAAATTATGGCAGAAGAAACCGACTTTCCCCCCTATTTTTACCCCCTCGGGGAAATCGGACGCCGAGGCAAAATGGACATTCCCAAACGAGATTACCTGATTTCCACCCTGCAAAACCAAGGGTTTCGCGCCACCGCCACCCATATCAACCCCCAAGCCATCAAAACTGATGCTTCCATAAGTGTCATCCTGGCGGCGGCGCGGCAATGTTCGGGGTAA
- a CDS encoding peroxiredoxin — protein sequence MAVKVGDKAPDFTLTSQTGEQVSLKDFQGKKSVVLYFYPKDDTPGCTAESCAFRDRYETFKEAGAEVIGVSGDSTGSHQQFASKYNLPFILLSDKNNQLRQLYGVPATMFILPGRVTYVIDKQGIVRHIFDSMMDFKGHVDISLKVIKEIQGAAA from the coding sequence ATGGCAGTTAAAGTAGGCGATAAAGCACCAGATTTCACTCTCACTTCCCAAACCGGGGAACAAGTGAGCCTCAAAGATTTCCAGGGCAAAAAAAGCGTGGTCCTGTATTTTTATCCCAAAGATGACACTCCCGGCTGCACGGCGGAATCATGCGCATTTCGCGATCGCTATGAAACCTTTAAAGAAGCTGGCGCCGAGGTGATTGGCGTCAGTGGCGACTCCACCGGCTCACACCAACAATTTGCCAGTAAATACAATTTGCCGTTTATCCTTCTCAGCGATAAAAACAACCAACTGCGGCAACTTTACGGCGTTCCCGCCACCATGTTTATCCTCCCCGGTCGCGTAACATATGTGATAGATAAACAGGGAATTGTCCGCCACATCTTCGATTCAATGATGGATTTCAAAGGTCATGTGGATATCTCACTTAAAGTGATTAAAGAAATCCAAGGCGCTGCAGCCTAG